One Dysidea avara chromosome 7, odDysAvar1.4, whole genome shotgun sequence genomic region harbors:
- the LOC136261997 gene encoding arylsulfatase A-like translates to MELNVVIILGLLVAITSCLEKPNIVILFADDLGWGDLGCYGHPTSTSPNLDKMAAEGLKFMNFYSTSPICSPSRASLLTGRYQVRTGMYPGALECGSIGGLPWNETTIAAQLKQAGYGTAIVGKWHLGVGREQQYLPTNYGFDYFLGLPYSHDMCPCYVCFYPQEACYDDCRPESTPCPLYENDKIIQQPADFLKLSETYSSAATGFIHQMAAKKKPFFLYMAFQHTHHPQFSSKMFTNSSIRGTFGDSLNEMDWQVGKIFDAIHGAGIAKNTFVFFTSDNGPSLFRGVRGGSAGPFRCGKGTTYEGGVRMPAIAWWPGRIAPGVTSELTATLDLFPTISNLVNIAVPTDRVIDGIDMSTVLFANTEGGRESLMYYPPNPTPSQGVFAIRYKEYKAHYYTAGTGLYPKYYPDPACNYTKNATHYDPPLLFNLNQDPGELNPLNTSGFPYKEIVDTINQIKIKFEAAVTWAEPEISKGVSNDSKPCAKPGCTPFPQCCTTNDIVPGTTRIIHPGLL, encoded by the exons ATGGAGCTGAATGTGGTCATCATCCTAGGGCTACTTGTTGCTATTACTAGTTGTCTAGAGAAGCCTAATATTGTTAtactgtttgctgatgat CTTGGATGGGGAGATCTCGGATGTTATGGTCATCCCACTTCAACATCACCTAATTTGGATAAAATGGCAGCAGAAGGTTTAAAGTTTATGAACTTTTATTCTACCAGTCCAATATGTAGCCCATCAAG GGCATCATTGTTGACTGGAAGATATCAAGTAAGAACAGGAATGTACCCTGGTGCATTAGAGTGTGGCAGTATAGGAG GCCTGCCTTGGAATGAAACAACTATTGCAGctcaactgaaacaagctggttATGGTACTGCAATTGTGGGAAAGTGGCATTTG GGTGTGGGTAGAGAGCAACAATATCTTCCTACTAATTATGGATTTGACTATTTTTTG GGTCTGCCATACTCACATGACATGTGTCCTTGTTACGTTTGCTTTTATCCCCAAGAAGCATGTTATGATGATTGCCGTCCAG AATCTACTCCATGTCCTTTGTATGAGAATGATAAAATAATCCAGCAACCAGCAGATTTTCTCAAACTGTCAGAAACCTACAGTTCAGCTGCTACTGGCTTCATCCATCAAATGGCAG CCAAGAAGAAGCCATTCTTTCTGTACATGGCATTTCAACATACTCATCATCCTCAGTTCTCTAGCAAGATGTTCACCAATTCAAGCATCAGAGGAACGTTTGGTGATTCATTA AATGAAATGGATTGGCAAGTCGGTAAAATATTTGATGCTATTCATGGAGCTGGAATAGCAAAAAACACATTTGTATTTTTTACTTCTGATAATGG GCCTTCACTATTCCGAGGGGTTAGAGGAGGCAGTGCTGGTCCTTTCAGGTGTGGCAAGGGGACTACTTATGAAGGAGGTGTTAGGATGCCAGCCATTGCATGGTGGCCAGGGAGAATTGCACCTGGTGTAACATCAGAG TTGACAGCTACATTGGACTTGTTTCCAACAATTTCAAACCTGGTCAACATTGCTGTACCTACTGACAGAGTTATTGATGGAATTGATATGTCTACTGTTTTATTTGCTAATACAGAG GGTGGTCGAGAATCATTGATGTACTACCCTCCTAACCCAACACCATCACAGGGAGTCTTTGCTATCAGATACAAGGAATACAAAGCTCACTATTACACAGCAGG CACAGGGTTATATCCGAAGTACTATCCTGATCCTGCGTGCAACTATACTAAAAATGCAACTCATTATGATCCCCCATTATTGTTCAATCTCAATCAGGATCCTGGAGAATTGAACCCACTTAATACTAGTGGATTTCCTTATAAGGAAATAGTGGACACAATCAATCAG ATTAAAATCAAGTTTGAAGCTGCTGTCACATGGGCAGAACCTGAGATAAGCAAAGGAGTGTCTAATGATAGCAAACCTTGTGCTAAGCCTGGATGTACTCCGTTTCCACAATGCTGTACCACAAATGATATTGTACCTGGAACGACTCGTATCATTCATCCAGGACTGTTGTAA
- the LOC136262008 gene encoding N-lysine methyltransferase KMT5A-like, translating into MSGVTLSQEKESKKLPSRARKQLTVSTAVRRSTRKCSSLIKKEVTEDYIEMIKQGKVVDGLKVTEFEDKGRGVVATKYLSRGQYVCEYAGTLLSKDEAVVTEKEYEVDDTVGCYMYYFNFNRKEYCVDATKEDKTVGRLINHSRTKSNVKTKAIEVDGVPKLFFIATSDITPDTELLYDYGDHSKQSHTSFPWLKL; encoded by the exons ATGTCAGGTGTTACGTTAAGTCAAGAAAAAGAGTCCAAGAAGCTACCTTCAAGAGCACGGAAACAGTTGACAGTATCAACGGCAGTGCGACGGAGTACTAGGAAGTGTTCTTCGCTGATAAAA AAAGAAGTAACAGAAGATTACATAGAAATGATAAAACAAGGGAAGGTTGTAGATGGACTAAAG GTTACAGAATTTGAGGACAAAGGGAGAGGAGTGGTTGCTACCAAGTATTTATCGAGGGGTCAGTATGTGTGTGAGTACGCAGGAACACTGCTAAGTAAAGATGAGGCAGTAGTGACAGAGAAAGAGTATGAAGTGGATGATACTGTTGGCTGTTATATGTACTACTTTAACTTCAATAGGAAGGAGTATTG TGTTGATGCAACTAAAGAAGACAAAACAGTAGGAAGACTAATAAACCACTCAAGAACAAAATCAAATGTAAAGACAAAAGCGATTGAAGTAGATGGAGTACCTAAATTATTCTTCATTGCAACAAGTGACATTACACCAGATACAGAACTATTGTATGATTATGGTGATCACAGCAAACAGTCACATACCTCGTTTCCATGGCTAAAGCTATGA